Below is a window of Fervidobacterium pennivorans DSM 9078 DNA.
ATCTGGAGTGCAAGTTCAACCACAGAATTGAAATTCTCATTTGGTTCATCAACTACATTATAAATGAATCCATTCGGCATGAAAAAATCTTTTCCGTTTTCAGTGTAGAGTCTACTCCCAAATGGCAGTAAGAAATTCACAGGACCGCTTATCCTGCAAAACGGTACGGAAACCTTTATCATTTTAAATTTGATAATCTGCTTATATTCCTCTTCACTCATAAAATACAGGGTATTTTTATTCACGTAACCTTTATAATCAAGTCTTACATCCCGCACGAAGATGTAATCAAATTTTTCCAAGATTTGAATGTCTTCCAAAATCTCCACAATCTCTCCAAAAACAAGTTGATGAACCCTTTCGCTTCTAAATTTTCGTTCCGCGCGCACATCTGTAACAGGTGTCACAACTATCGCATTCATTATCGCACGTCCTTTTATGAAATGTATTTCAAGCATATTATACCACATCCCCGTTCACTATTGAGTTTAATCCTTTTCAAAGAGATTAAGCAAGAAAATCTAACGGTGAAAAAGCATGACCAACTATACTGAACGATTCTCGGACAAAACAAGACTTTTTAGCTGCTATTCGCGTTGCAATTTTCACAGCCGTTTTGGTAAAATGTTGACAGGAAATTCCGGTAACGTTACCAGAAAGATTACAGTTAAGCAGAAGAAAAGACGATCTCAAAAAAGTTCTTTATATTTCGCAAACAGCATGTTGGTGCATTCAAGAGGTACATCACAACCTTTGAGGAGGTGGAAAGTATGAAGAGGAGTTTCTCTAGGATTTTAGTTGTTCTCTTGATTGGTTTGGCGGCTCTGTTGTATGCTGAAAAGGCAAAGATAACCATCTGGGCTTGGGACCCGAACTTCAACATTCCGATTATGCAAGAAGCTGCGGCAAGGTACAAGAAAATCAACCCAGATGTCGAGTTTGAGATTGTAAATATGGCAAAAGCAGATGTAGAACAAAAACTGAATACAATACTCGCGTCTGGAGTAAAAACAGGACTTCCTGAAATAGTCCTTATCGAAGATTACAACGCGCAAAAATATCTCCAATCATATCCTGGGGCTTTTGCTGATTTAACAAAACACTTTACCTGGTCAGAATTCGCTCCATACAAAGTAAAACTCATGACTTTAAACAACAAAGTTTACGGTGTCCCATTTGACTCAGGTGTCGCAGGATTTTTCTACAGAATAGACTACATTGAACAAGCTGGTTTCAAACCATCCGACCTCGAAAACATTACATGGGACAGGTTCATTGAAATTGGAAAAGTTGTTAAACAAAAGACAGGAAAGTACATGATTGCAGCAGACTCATACGACGGAGGTTTAATGAGAATACTTTTGCAATCGGCTGGAAGTTGGTACTTTGACAAATCCGGAAAACCATATATTGCAAATAACCCTGTTTTGAAAGAAGCACTCAGGCTCTACAAGGAAATCAAAGACTCCGGTATTGCAAAGGAAGTTTCAGGTTGGAACGAATGGGTAGGTGCATTTAACAGAGGTGAAGTCGCAGCCGTTGTAACTGGTGTGTGGATTATTGGTTCCATTAAAGCTGAAAAAAGTCAGGCAGGTAAGTGGAGAGTTGCACCTGTTCCAAGAATGAACCTTAAGGAATCCGTTAATGCATCAAACCTCGGTGGCTCAAGCTGGTATGTATTGCAAAACAGCAAGTACAGAGATGTTGCTATCGATTTCTTGAAGAAAATATACGCACGTGATGCCGATTTCTATCAAAAGATATTAGTCAAATATGGAGCAGTTGGCACATGGCTACCAGCTCAAGGTGGTTCTGCTTACAAAGCAAAAGATCCGTTCTTCGGTAACCAACAAGTCTTCCAACTCTTCTCAGAATGGATGAAGAAGATACCACCAGTGGACTTCGGTGTTTACACTTATGAAGCAGACGCCGCAATTATGAGTGTGATGCCCGATGTTTACACTGGGAAACTCTCTATAGACGAAGCTTTGAAGAAAGCAGAACAACAATTTTTAAACTCAATTAGGTGATTTTGCATCTCTTCCGGGAAGGTCTCCGGACCTTCCCGTTTTTTTAATACCCCCTCAAAGATGTCAAGGAGGAATGAAAAAATGCCAAGAAGCCGTAAAAGAAAAGGTTTAGAATCTGTTTGGGATAAATGGGGATGGATATTTGTTAGCCTTATGCTGGCTGGTGTAATCTTATTTGTCTTCTACCCCATTTTATATTCTCTCTATCTTTCAACCTTTTCGACAAGGGGTTTTTTAAAAAACTTTGTAGGTTTGGGTAACTACATAAAGCTTTTTAAGGATACATACTTTCTTCTTTCTCTGAAAAATATCCTAACAATCCTAGTGATTCAAGTTCCGATCATGCTCTTCCTTGCTTTGATTTTCGCAACGTTGCTGAATGACCCTAAGGTAAAATTCAAAGGTATTTATCGAACGGCACTTTTTCTTCCCGCAGTTACTTCTTTAGTTGCGTACACAGTAATTTTTAGAGTAATGTTCAGTAACGATGGTCTTGTGAACCATGTGCTTATGACTATCGGTCTTATAAAGGAGCCGATAAGGTGGTTGCTTGATCCTTTTTGGGCAAAGGTGACTTTGATAATAGCTTTGACCTGGAGATGGACAGGTTACAACATGATGTTCTACTTAGCAGGACTGCAAAATATACCAATAGAAGTTTACGAAGCTGCTGAAATTGATGGTGCAACAAAAACTGTGCAGTTTTTTAAAATCACGCTTCCCTTGCTAAAACCCATTATTCTTTTCACAACGATCACATCTACGATAGGTACTTTGCAACTTTTCGACGAACCGATGAACTTAGCAGCTGGTGTTGTAACAGGTTCAAGTGTTGGACCCGGGAATTCACTTCTAACTCCTTCTGTCTATATATACAACGTGTGTTTCAAATACTCTCCAAACTTTGGTTATGCTTCAGCTATTTCGTATGTCATAGTTATGATTTCTGCAGTTCTTGCTATTATTCAGTTTAAAGTGGCAGGTGAGAAAGAATGAACAGAAAATTGAGATACATTCTCATATACTTATTTCTTACAATATCAGCCTTCATATCTGTTTTTCCGTTTTACTGGATGATCGTTGGAAGCACCAACAGTTCTGTTGATGTTTTGAAAGGAAAACTCACTTTTGGAGGGGAATTTTTGAACAACCTGAAAAATCTGTGGGAGAACTACAATTTAGGAAAAATCCTTCTAAATTCAACCAAGATCTCGCTCTTCGTTGTGGTATTTTCAATTATCGTTTCATCAATGGCCGGATATGGTTTTGAAATATACGCTTCAAGGTCGCGGAACAGGGTATATTCTGCTCTCTTACTTACTATGATGATTCCATTCGCAGCCCTAATGGTTCCACTTTTCAGACTTATGTATTTCTTCAATCTTATAGACTCTCATTGGGGTGTCATTCTACCGATGATTCCTTCTGTATTTCTAACATTTTTCTTCAGACAAAGTTTCAAGCAGTATCCGAAAGAAATTATAATGGCAGCGAGGGTTGATGGTGCAAACGAATTGAGGATATTTTTCTCGATAGTCTTACCATCGATGAAGTCCGCATACGCTGCAGCAGCAATATATTCTTTTATGACAAGTTGGAATGCATATCTCTGGCCACTTGTCATTATACAAAGTGAACAAAATAAAACTATTGTTCTTATGATTTCCAGTATTGCATCAGGTTATACACCAGATTTTGGAGTTGTCATGATGGCGGTTGTTATTGCAACTTTACCAATGCTCGTTGTCTTCTTTGCTTTACAGAAACAGTTTGTTCAAGGTGTTCTTGGATCAGTAAAACAATGATTTTGAGAATAGCCTACTTTGCCGTGGATGGCTTTGCAGACAGAAAATGGCAGTTTGTAAAATAGTTTTTGTTCATGCAAAGTAGAATATTTTTTGCAAAGTTGTGTTCGTGGGCATGCTATATTTAAAAACATTGCGTCTGAAAAGTTAAAATGACCGATGTTGATATCATCACCTTTAAAGCGGGGGGTATGTTATGTTTGAGCTTCGTCGAAGTTTTGTTGCTATGCTTTTTTTGCTGATAGTAGCTATGGTGGTACTTACGGGTTGCGTTAAGATTGATTCAGAAGACACAGATGGCATATTTGTGAAAGTTATTGTAAGGTCCACAGAAAACGAGGAAGTCGAAAAGGTTTCGCCAGGACTAAGTGCATATAGCAATATTATCGAAAACATAGTTATCACTGTGGAAAACGAGCAGGGCGAAGTTGTCTATCAATCTGTTGAAAGTGATTTGTCCAAGACCGATTTTCAAGTTAGCCTTCCAGGATACGGTACCTACAAGTTCACCGTTGAAGCTAAGGATTTTGACAAAACAACGTTCATGAGAGCTTCAAATACTGTTTTT
It encodes the following:
- a CDS encoding carbohydrate ABC transporter permease yields the protein MPRSRKRKGLESVWDKWGWIFVSLMLAGVILFVFYPILYSLYLSTFSTRGFLKNFVGLGNYIKLFKDTYFLLSLKNILTILVIQVPIMLFLALIFATLLNDPKVKFKGIYRTALFLPAVTSLVAYTVIFRVMFSNDGLVNHVLMTIGLIKEPIRWLLDPFWAKVTLIIALTWRWTGYNMMFYLAGLQNIPIEVYEAAEIDGATKTVQFFKITLPLLKPIILFTTITSTIGTLQLFDEPMNLAAGVVTGSSVGPGNSLLTPSVYIYNVCFKYSPNFGYASAISYVIVMISAVLAIIQFKVAGEKE
- a CDS encoding ABC transporter substrate-binding protein; protein product: MKRSFSRILVVLLIGLAALLYAEKAKITIWAWDPNFNIPIMQEAAARYKKINPDVEFEIVNMAKADVEQKLNTILASGVKTGLPEIVLIEDYNAQKYLQSYPGAFADLTKHFTWSEFAPYKVKLMTLNNKVYGVPFDSGVAGFFYRIDYIEQAGFKPSDLENITWDRFIEIGKVVKQKTGKYMIAADSYDGGLMRILLQSAGSWYFDKSGKPYIANNPVLKEALRLYKEIKDSGIAKEVSGWNEWVGAFNRGEVAAVVTGVWIIGSIKAEKSQAGKWRVAPVPRMNLKESVNASNLGGSSWYVLQNSKYRDVAIDFLKKIYARDADFYQKILVKYGAVGTWLPAQGGSAYKAKDPFFGNQQVFQLFSEWMKKIPPVDFGVYTYEADAAIMSVMPDVYTGKLSIDEALKKAEQQFLNSIR
- a CDS encoding C40 family peptidase; this translates as MLEIHFIKGRAIMNAIVVTPVTDVRAERKFRSERVHQLVFGEIVEILEDIQILEKFDYIFVRDVRLDYKGYVNKNTLYFMSEEEYKQIIKFKMIKVSVPFCRISGPVNFLLPFGSRLYTENGKDFFMPNGFIYNVVDEPNENFNSVVELALQMIGIPYLWGGTSSYGFDCSGFVNRLYDVALNVDMPRDASDQENRYPKIATIDEQEKLMSGDLLYMEGHVMMYIGDGKIVHANGHNMCVSITSLNNDEYGKYLKSRIRKVCRVCST
- a CDS encoding carbohydrate ABC transporter permease — translated: MNRKLRYILIYLFLTISAFISVFPFYWMIVGSTNSSVDVLKGKLTFGGEFLNNLKNLWENYNLGKILLNSTKISLFVVVFSIIVSSMAGYGFEIYASRSRNRVYSALLLTMMIPFAALMVPLFRLMYFFNLIDSHWGVILPMIPSVFLTFFFRQSFKQYPKEIIMAARVDGANELRIFFSIVLPSMKSAYAAAAIYSFMTSWNAYLWPLVIIQSEQNKTIVLMISSIASGYTPDFGVVMMAVVIATLPMLVVFFALQKQFVQGVLGSVKQ